In a genomic window of Panthera tigris isolate Pti1 chromosome D4, P.tigris_Pti1_mat1.1, whole genome shotgun sequence:
- the BICD2 gene encoding protein bicaudal D homolog 2 isoform X1, whose translation MSAPSEEEEYARLVMEAQPEWLRAEVKRLSHELAETTREKIQAAEYGLAVLEEKHQLKLQFEELEVDYEAIRGEMEQLKEAFGQAHTNHKKVAADGESREESLIQESASKEQYYVRKVLELQTELKQLRNVLTNTQSESERLASVAQELKEINQNVETQRGRLRDDIKEYKFREARLLQDYSELEEENISLQKQVSVLRQNQVEFEGLKHEIKRLEEETEDLNSQLEDAIRLKEISERQLEEALETLKTEREQKLSLRKELSHYMSINDSLYTSHLHVSLDGLKLGDDAEALANGFEHGSLAKLPLDNRTSTPSKDGLAPPSPSLVSDLLSELNISEIQKLKQQLVQLEREKMGLLTTLQDTQKQLEQARGALSEQHEEVSRLTENLSALRRLQAGKERRTALDSEKERDSHEDGDYYEVDINGPEILACKYRAALAEASELREQLKALRSAHEAGEARHAEEKGQHEAESQALAEKVSLLEKAGRQDRELLARLQAELKKVSDVAGETQGSLSVAQDELVTFSEELANLYHHVCMCNNETPTRVVLDYYREGAAGAGHGSPEARERRSPVLPKGPPAAEAGAGDSSPSPSPSLPSPLSDPRREPMNIYNLIAIIRDQIRHLQAAVDRTTELSRQRLASQELGPASDKDREALMEEILKLKSLLSTKREQITTLRTVLKANKQTAEVALANLKSKYENEKAMVTETMMKLRNELKALKEDAATFSSLRAMFATRCDEYITQLDEMQRQLAAAEDEKKTLNSLLRMAIQQKLALTQRLELLELDHEQTRRGRAKAASKAKPGTPSVSHTCACASDRAEGAGLATQVLCGEKYNIYCD comes from the exons GCGTTTGGACAGGCGCACACGAACCACAAGAAGGTAGCCGCGGACGGCGAGAGCCGGGAGGAGAGTCTGATCCAGGAGTCGGCCTCCAAGGAGCAGTACTATGTGCGCAAGGTGCTGGAGCTGCAGACGGAGCTGAAGCAGCTGCGGAACGTGCTCACCAACACTCAGTCGGAGAGCGAGCGCCTGGCGTCCGTGGCGCAGGAGCTGAAGGAG ATCAACCAGAACGTGGAGACCCAGCGTGGCCGCCTGCGGGATGATATCAAGGAGTACAAGTTCCGAGAGGCCCGTCTGCTGCAGGACTACTcggagctggaggaggagaacATCAGCCTGCAGAAGCAGGTGTCCGTGCTCAGGCAGAACCAG GTGGAGTTTGAGGGCCTCAAGCACGAGATCAAGCGTCTGGAGGAGGAGACCGAGGACCTCAACAGCCAGCTGGAGGACGCCATCAGGCTCAAGGAGATCTCGGAGCGGCAGCTGGAGGAGGCGCTGGAGACGCTgaagacagagcgcgagcagaaGCTCAGTCTGCGCAAGGAGCTGTCCCACTACATGAGCATCAACGACTCCCTCTACACCAGCCACCTGCACGTCTCCCTGGACGGCCTCAAGCTTGGCGACGACGCCGAGGCTCTGGCCAACGGCTTCGAGCACGGCAGCCTGGCCAAGCTGCCGCTCGACAACAGAACCTCCACGCCCTCCAAGGACGGTCtcgccccgccctcccccagcctggtgTCCGACCTCCTCAGCGAGCTCAACATCTCCGAGATCCAGAAGCTGAAGCAGCAGCTGGTGCAG CTGGAGCGGGAGAAGATGGGCCTGCTGACGACGCTGCAGGACACACAGAAGCAGCTGGAGCAGGCGCGGGGCGCCCTGTCGGAGCAACACGAGGAGGTGAGCCGCCTCACGGAGAACCTCAGTGCCCTGCGGCGCCTGCAGGCCGGCAAGGAGCGGCGGACGGCCCTGGACAGCGAGAAGGAGCGGGACAGCCATGAGGATGGTGACTACTACGAGGTGGACATCAACGGCCCCGAGATCCTGGCTTGCAAGTACCGCGCGGCCCTGGCAGAGGCCAGTGAGCTCCGAGAGCAGCTGAAAGCCCTGCGCAGCGCACACGAGGCCGGCGAGGCCCGGCACGCGGAGGAGAAGGGCCAGCATGAGGCCGAGAGCCAGGCGCTCGCCGAGAAGGTCTCCCTGCTGGAGAAGGCCGGCCGCCAGGACCGCGAGCTGCTGGCCCGGCTGCAGGCGGAGCTGAAGAAGGTGAGTGACGTTGCGGGTGAGACGCAGGGCAGCCTGAGCGTGGCCCAGGACGAGCTGGTGACCTTCAGCGAGGAGCTGGCCAACCTCTACCACCACGTGTGCATGTGCAACAACGAGACACCCACCCGCGTCGTGCTGGACTACTACCGAGAGGGCGCAGCTGGCGCCGGCCACGGCAGCCCTGAGGCCCGCGAGCGCCGCTCGCCCGTCCTGCCCAAAGGACCGCCGGCCGCGGAGGCTGGGGCCGGGGACAGCAGCCCTTCGCCCAGCCCTTCCCTGCCCTCGCCTCTGAGTGACCCGCGCCGGGAGCCCATGAACATCTACAACCTGATCGCCATCATCCGCGACCAGATCAGGCACCTGCAGGCAGCCGTGGACCGCACCACGGAGCTGTCGCGGCAGCGCCTGGCCTCCCAGGAGCTGGGCCCTGCCTCGGATAAGGACCGGGAGGCACTCATGGAGGAGATCCTCAAGTTGAAGTCTCTGCTGAGCACCAAGCGGGAGCAGATCACCACGCTGCGCACGGTCCTCAAGGCCAACAAGCAG ACGGCCGAGGTGGCCCTGGCCAACCTGAAGAGCAAGTACGAGAATGAGAAGGCCATGGTGACCGAGACCATGATGAAGCTGCGTAACGAGCTGAAGGCCCTCAAGGAGGACGCGGCCACCTTCTCCTCGCTGCGAGCCATGTTTGCCACCAG GTGTGACGAGTACATCACGCAGCTGGATGAGATGCAGCGGCAGCTGGCAGCCGCCGAGGACGAGAAGAAGACGCTCAACTCTCTGCTGCGCATGGCCATCCAGCAGAAGCTGGCGCTGACCCAGCGGCTGGAGCTGCTCGAGCTGGACCACGAGCAGACCCGGCGGGGCCGCGCCAAGGCCGCCTCCAAGGCCAAGCCGGGCACCCCGAGCGTAAGTCACACCTGCGCCTGCGCCAGCGACAGGGCCGAGGGTGCCGGGCTCGCCACTCAGGTGCTCTGCGGCGAGAAGTATAACATTTACTGCGATTAG
- the BICD2 gene encoding protein bicaudal D homolog 2 isoform X2 — MSAPSEEEEYARLVMEAQPEWLRAEVKRLSHELAETTREKIQAAEYGLAVLEEKHQLKLQFEELEVDYEAIRGEMEQLKEAFGQAHTNHKKVAADGESREESLIQESASKEQYYVRKVLELQTELKQLRNVLTNTQSESERLASVAQELKEINQNVETQRGRLRDDIKEYKFREARLLQDYSELEEENISLQKQVSVLRQNQVEFEGLKHEIKRLEEETEDLNSQLEDAIRLKEISERQLEEALETLKTEREQKLSLRKELSHYMSINDSLYTSHLHVSLDGLKLGDDAEALANGFEHGSLAKLPLDNRTSTPSKDGLAPPSPSLVSDLLSELNISEIQKLKQQLVQLEREKMGLLTTLQDTQKQLEQARGALSEQHEEVSRLTENLSALRRLQAGKERRTALDSEKERDSHEDGDYYEVDINGPEILACKYRAALAEASELREQLKALRSAHEAGEARHAEEKGQHEAESQALAEKVSLLEKAGRQDRELLARLQAELKKVSDVAGETQGSLSVAQDELVTFSEELANLYHHVCMCNNETPTRVVLDYYREGAAGAGHGSPEARERRSPVLPKGPPAAEAGAGDSSPSPSPSLPSPLSDPRREPMNIYNLIAIIRDQIRHLQAAVDRTTELSRQRLASQELGPASDKDREALMEEILKLKSLLSTKREQITTLRTVLKANKQTAEVALANLKSKYENEKAMVTETMMKLRNELKALKEDAATFSSLRAMFATRCDEYITQLDEMQRQLAAAEDEKKTLNSLLRMAIQQKLALTQRLELLELDHEQTRRGRAKAASKAKPGTPSL; from the exons GCGTTTGGACAGGCGCACACGAACCACAAGAAGGTAGCCGCGGACGGCGAGAGCCGGGAGGAGAGTCTGATCCAGGAGTCGGCCTCCAAGGAGCAGTACTATGTGCGCAAGGTGCTGGAGCTGCAGACGGAGCTGAAGCAGCTGCGGAACGTGCTCACCAACACTCAGTCGGAGAGCGAGCGCCTGGCGTCCGTGGCGCAGGAGCTGAAGGAG ATCAACCAGAACGTGGAGACCCAGCGTGGCCGCCTGCGGGATGATATCAAGGAGTACAAGTTCCGAGAGGCCCGTCTGCTGCAGGACTACTcggagctggaggaggagaacATCAGCCTGCAGAAGCAGGTGTCCGTGCTCAGGCAGAACCAG GTGGAGTTTGAGGGCCTCAAGCACGAGATCAAGCGTCTGGAGGAGGAGACCGAGGACCTCAACAGCCAGCTGGAGGACGCCATCAGGCTCAAGGAGATCTCGGAGCGGCAGCTGGAGGAGGCGCTGGAGACGCTgaagacagagcgcgagcagaaGCTCAGTCTGCGCAAGGAGCTGTCCCACTACATGAGCATCAACGACTCCCTCTACACCAGCCACCTGCACGTCTCCCTGGACGGCCTCAAGCTTGGCGACGACGCCGAGGCTCTGGCCAACGGCTTCGAGCACGGCAGCCTGGCCAAGCTGCCGCTCGACAACAGAACCTCCACGCCCTCCAAGGACGGTCtcgccccgccctcccccagcctggtgTCCGACCTCCTCAGCGAGCTCAACATCTCCGAGATCCAGAAGCTGAAGCAGCAGCTGGTGCAG CTGGAGCGGGAGAAGATGGGCCTGCTGACGACGCTGCAGGACACACAGAAGCAGCTGGAGCAGGCGCGGGGCGCCCTGTCGGAGCAACACGAGGAGGTGAGCCGCCTCACGGAGAACCTCAGTGCCCTGCGGCGCCTGCAGGCCGGCAAGGAGCGGCGGACGGCCCTGGACAGCGAGAAGGAGCGGGACAGCCATGAGGATGGTGACTACTACGAGGTGGACATCAACGGCCCCGAGATCCTGGCTTGCAAGTACCGCGCGGCCCTGGCAGAGGCCAGTGAGCTCCGAGAGCAGCTGAAAGCCCTGCGCAGCGCACACGAGGCCGGCGAGGCCCGGCACGCGGAGGAGAAGGGCCAGCATGAGGCCGAGAGCCAGGCGCTCGCCGAGAAGGTCTCCCTGCTGGAGAAGGCCGGCCGCCAGGACCGCGAGCTGCTGGCCCGGCTGCAGGCGGAGCTGAAGAAGGTGAGTGACGTTGCGGGTGAGACGCAGGGCAGCCTGAGCGTGGCCCAGGACGAGCTGGTGACCTTCAGCGAGGAGCTGGCCAACCTCTACCACCACGTGTGCATGTGCAACAACGAGACACCCACCCGCGTCGTGCTGGACTACTACCGAGAGGGCGCAGCTGGCGCCGGCCACGGCAGCCCTGAGGCCCGCGAGCGCCGCTCGCCCGTCCTGCCCAAAGGACCGCCGGCCGCGGAGGCTGGGGCCGGGGACAGCAGCCCTTCGCCCAGCCCTTCCCTGCCCTCGCCTCTGAGTGACCCGCGCCGGGAGCCCATGAACATCTACAACCTGATCGCCATCATCCGCGACCAGATCAGGCACCTGCAGGCAGCCGTGGACCGCACCACGGAGCTGTCGCGGCAGCGCCTGGCCTCCCAGGAGCTGGGCCCTGCCTCGGATAAGGACCGGGAGGCACTCATGGAGGAGATCCTCAAGTTGAAGTCTCTGCTGAGCACCAAGCGGGAGCAGATCACCACGCTGCGCACGGTCCTCAAGGCCAACAAGCAG ACGGCCGAGGTGGCCCTGGCCAACCTGAAGAGCAAGTACGAGAATGAGAAGGCCATGGTGACCGAGACCATGATGAAGCTGCGTAACGAGCTGAAGGCCCTCAAGGAGGACGCGGCCACCTTCTCCTCGCTGCGAGCCATGTTTGCCACCAG GTGTGACGAGTACATCACGCAGCTGGATGAGATGCAGCGGCAGCTGGCAGCCGCCGAGGACGAGAAGAAGACGCTCAACTCTCTGCTGCGCATGGCCATCCAGCAGAAGCTGGCGCTGACCCAGCGGCTGGAGCTGCTCGAGCTGGACCACGAGCAGACCCGGCGGGGCCGCGCCAAGGCCGCCTCCAAGGCCAAGCCGGGCACCCCGAGC CTGTAG